The Flexivirga oryzae genome has a segment encoding these proteins:
- a CDS encoding inorganic phosphate transporter, with protein MSAELFILILLVITAVGFDFTNGFHDTGNAMATSIATGALKPKTAVALSAILNLVGGFLSVEVAVTVTTSVLKIQDKASGGLLDGIDAEKAMFIIFAGLIGGILWNLLTWLFGLPSSSSHALFGGLIGAGLAAIGTSGINWDGLVVKVIIPAVLSPFIAGAIASLSTWGIYRLTRKVGDSKQESGFRWGQVATASLVSLAHGTGDAQKTMGVIALALIAHGSLSDQQIEAHGLPIWIIVLCAGAIALGTYIGGWRIIRTLGKGLVEIEAPQGMAAQASAAAIILTSSNLGMALSTTHVTTGSIVGTGVGKPGSVVRWSVAGRMAAGWVITLPCAAVGGAVSYFIGHLIGGVAGAIVIFLILAALAAYIYYRAQQQKVGADNVNADWDEETNGVVPNDPTESQGAKKTKEPVA; from the coding sequence GTGAGTGCTGAACTCTTCATCTTGATCCTGCTGGTGATCACCGCAGTGGGATTCGACTTCACCAACGGCTTCCACGACACCGGCAACGCGATGGCCACGTCCATCGCCACCGGTGCCCTGAAGCCCAAGACCGCCGTCGCACTCTCGGCGATCCTGAACCTCGTCGGCGGGTTCCTGTCGGTCGAGGTGGCCGTCACCGTCACCACCTCGGTGCTGAAGATCCAGGACAAGGCCTCCGGCGGGCTGCTGGACGGCATCGACGCCGAGAAGGCGATGTTCATCATCTTCGCCGGGCTGATCGGCGGGATCCTGTGGAACCTGCTCACCTGGCTGTTCGGTCTGCCCAGCAGCTCCTCGCACGCGCTCTTCGGCGGCCTGATCGGCGCCGGCCTGGCCGCGATCGGCACGAGCGGCATCAACTGGGACGGCCTCGTGGTCAAGGTCATCATCCCGGCCGTGCTGTCGCCCTTCATCGCCGGCGCGATCGCCTCCCTCTCCACCTGGGGCATCTACCGGCTGACCCGCAAGGTCGGCGACTCGAAACAGGAGTCCGGCTTCCGGTGGGGCCAGGTGGCCACCGCGTCGCTGGTCTCGCTGGCACACGGCACCGGTGACGCCCAGAAGACGATGGGGGTCATCGCGCTCGCGCTGATCGCCCACGGCAGCCTGTCGGACCAGCAGATCGAGGCGCACGGCCTGCCGATCTGGATCATCGTGCTGTGTGCCGGGGCGATCGCGCTCGGCACCTACATCGGCGGCTGGCGGATCATCCGCACCCTCGGCAAGGGTCTGGTCGAGATCGAGGCCCCGCAGGGTATGGCGGCCCAGGCGTCCGCCGCGGCGATCATCCTCACCTCCAGCAACCTCGGTATGGCGCTGTCCACCACCCACGTCACCACCGGTTCGATCGTCGGCACCGGGGTCGGCAAACCCGGCTCGGTCGTGCGCTGGTCCGTCGCCGGCCGGATGGCCGCAGGGTGGGTCATCACGCTCCCCTGCGCGGCCGTCGGCGGCGCGGTGAGCTACTTCATCGGGCATCTCATCGGCGGTGTGGCCGGTGCGATCGTGATCTTCCTGATCCTGGCCGCGCTCGCGGCATACATCTACTACCGCGCGCAGCAGCAGAAGGTCGGCGCGGACAACGTCAATGCGGACTGGGACGAGGAGACGAACGGCGTCGTGCCGAACGATCCGACGGAGTCCCAGGGAGCGAAGAAGACCAAGGAGCCGGTCGCCTGA
- a CDS encoding FUSC family protein: MRLQTEAINRQLLAFAEIKPAPGRWKFALHVLTIVIVAITLISVLLGPSMGLVGITGAFLGFIAQSRPLRSRIVILACLNVTYIVCVAIGALVGGQPVLLTIVLTLIALVTVLGYNSLVAEPPGAMFLIMGPAIASYLPTVGIPAGKVILVCAIGCVSASLTSILLQLVTRHGQPEQDAVDTAETAVHAYLDADRATIPRHQLARLRDQAFISVFGASMILEDAVGRQPRLHEWRRMNATLRRLHLAIIQQVVKVHLPGREVVVTGVEQRRYLGRPDASYLLRWGLSRASLPWLAARRMAAAVLLTCVVSYGCHIGHPYWAAMTTALVMSVTADRLALTRRALHRIIGTVVGIAVFFAIHATHPSGFVLLVVALVLIFFIQMLAVRNYALAVIFVTPMALLISSAGNPYKPVGEIAGERVLETLVGGVCSVLVIWAAGRRAPIALVRRQFRRSLRSLERLLLLIADGEQSSERGYAARRDLSFEQLQCGSILQIAQTDLPRDLADWNLLETSLNEASYVVLAACWTVDPQHSIDAEKMAGVLARMIAALPPVGTQMVDARVIAGGLQRMLDIGKQLNSA, encoded by the coding sequence ATGCGCCTGCAGACCGAGGCCATCAACCGGCAGCTGCTCGCCTTCGCCGAGATCAAGCCGGCACCCGGCCGGTGGAAGTTCGCGCTGCACGTGCTGACGATCGTCATCGTCGCCATCACGCTGATCAGCGTGCTGCTCGGGCCCAGCATGGGCCTGGTCGGCATCACCGGCGCGTTCCTGGGCTTCATCGCACAGTCACGGCCGCTGCGCTCCCGGATCGTGATCCTGGCCTGCCTCAACGTCACCTACATCGTCTGTGTCGCCATCGGCGCCCTGGTCGGCGGCCAGCCGGTGCTGCTGACCATCGTGCTGACCCTGATCGCCCTGGTGACGGTGCTCGGCTACAACAGCCTGGTCGCCGAGCCTCCCGGTGCGATGTTCCTGATCATGGGGCCGGCGATCGCGTCCTACCTGCCGACCGTCGGGATCCCGGCCGGCAAGGTGATCCTCGTCTGCGCGATCGGCTGCGTGAGCGCGTCGCTGACCTCGATCCTGCTGCAACTGGTCACCCGGCACGGGCAGCCGGAGCAGGATGCCGTCGACACCGCCGAGACCGCGGTGCACGCCTACCTGGACGCCGACCGCGCCACCATCCCGCGCCACCAGCTGGCGCGACTGCGCGACCAGGCGTTCATCTCCGTCTTCGGTGCCTCGATGATCCTGGAGGACGCCGTCGGCCGACAGCCGCGGCTGCACGAGTGGCGCCGGATGAACGCCACGCTGCGCCGCCTGCACCTGGCGATCATCCAGCAGGTCGTCAAGGTGCACCTGCCGGGGCGCGAGGTCGTCGTCACCGGCGTGGAACAGCGGCGCTACCTGGGGCGGCCGGACGCGTCATACCTCCTGCGCTGGGGGCTGTCCCGCGCCTCCCTGCCGTGGCTGGCGGCCCGGCGGATGGCGGCCGCGGTGCTGCTGACCTGCGTGGTCTCCTACGGCTGCCACATCGGCCACCCCTACTGGGCCGCCATGACGACCGCTCTGGTGATGTCGGTGACGGCCGACCGGCTCGCGCTCACCCGCCGGGCGCTGCACCGCATCATCGGGACCGTCGTCGGCATCGCGGTGTTCTTCGCGATCCACGCCACTCACCCCAGCGGTTTCGTGCTGCTGGTCGTCGCACTGGTGCTGATCTTCTTCATCCAGATGCTGGCGGTCCGCAACTACGCGCTCGCCGTGATCTTCGTAACACCCATGGCACTGCTGATCAGCTCGGCCGGCAACCCCTACAAACCGGTCGGTGAGATCGCGGGCGAACGGGTGCTGGAGACCCTGGTCGGCGGGGTGTGCTCGGTGCTGGTGATCTGGGCCGCCGGGCGGCGCGCACCCATCGCGCTGGTACGCCGCCAGTTCCGCCGGTCGCTGCGCTCCCTGGAACGGCTGCTGCTGCTCATCGCCGACGGCGAGCAGAGCAGCGAGCGCGGGTATGCCGCCCGGCGCGATCTGTCCTTCGAACAGCTGCAATGCGGCAGCATCCTGCAGATCGCGCAGACCGACCTGCCACGGGACCTGGCCGACTGGAACCTGCTGGAGACCTCGCTCAACGAGGCGTCCTACGTCGTGCTCGCGGCCTGCTGGACCGTCGATCCGCAACACTCCATCGACGCCGAGAAGATGGCCGGTGTGCTGGCCCGGATGATCGCCGCGCTGCCGCCCGTCGGCACCCAGATGGTCGACGCCCGGGTCATCGCCGGTGGCCTGCAACGGATGCTGGACATCGGCAAGCAGCTGAACAGTGCGTGA
- the rsgA gene encoding ribosome small subunit-dependent GTPase A yields the protein MSGSPRGRRYDESDVRVRPSRRGSRPRTKERPKHEDARIGQVTTVDRGRWTCLVDGHEVVAMRARELGRTSTVVGDRVALVGDTSGDPGTLARIVRVEPRSSVLRRTADDTDPYERVIVANAEQLAIVTALADPEPRSRMVDRCLVAAYDAGMTPLLVLTKADLADPADFLANYAGLDIPHVVTSRVTSTGSASAGGSATAGGSASAGGSATAGGSASAGGSASAGGSANAGGIDATAGGISGLQQVHEALHGRMTVLVGHSGVGKSTLVNALVPGVDRAIGHVNAVTGRGRHTSTSAIALPLPDGGWVIDTPGVRSFGLAHIDPDHIIEAFPDLAEGTADCPRGCTHDEPDCALDQWVADGHAGASGASRLASLRRLLRSRSGGDESDPHQTDPE from the coding sequence ATGAGCGGGTCACCCCGCGGACGCCGTTACGACGAGTCCGACGTCCGCGTGCGCCCGAGCCGGCGCGGCAGCCGCCCGCGCACCAAGGAACGCCCCAAGCACGAGGACGCCCGCATCGGGCAGGTCACCACCGTCGACCGGGGCCGCTGGACCTGCCTGGTCGACGGGCACGAAGTCGTCGCCATGCGCGCCCGTGAGCTCGGCCGCACCAGCACCGTCGTCGGCGACCGGGTCGCCCTCGTCGGCGACACCTCCGGTGACCCCGGCACCCTCGCCCGGATCGTCCGCGTCGAGCCGCGCAGCAGCGTGCTGCGCCGCACCGCCGACGACACCGACCCCTACGAGCGCGTCATCGTCGCCAACGCCGAACAGCTCGCGATCGTCACCGCCCTGGCCGACCCCGAACCGCGGTCCCGCATGGTCGACCGGTGCCTCGTCGCGGCATACGACGCCGGTATGACGCCACTGCTCGTGCTGACCAAGGCCGACCTGGCGGACCCCGCCGACTTCCTGGCGAACTACGCCGGGCTCGACATACCCCACGTGGTGACCAGCCGCGTGACCTCGACGGGCTCGGCCAGCGCAGGCGGCTCGGCCACCGCAGGCGGCTCGGCCAGCGCAGGCGGCTCGGCCACCGCAGGCGGCTCGGCCAGCGCAGGCGGCTCGGCCAGCGCAGGCGGCTCGGCCAATGCGGGCGGCATCGACGCCACCGCGGGCGGCATCAGCGGACTGCAGCAGGTCCACGAGGCGCTGCACGGCCGGATGACGGTGCTCGTCGGCCATTCCGGCGTCGGCAAGTCCACCCTGGTCAACGCGCTCGTGCCGGGCGTCGACCGCGCCATCGGCCACGTCAATGCGGTGACCGGCCGCGGGCGACATACCTCGACCTCGGCGATCGCCCTGCCCCTGCCCGACGGCGGCTGGGTGATCGACACCCCCGGCGTACGCTCCTTCGGCCTGGCCCACATCGACCCCGACCACATCATCGAGGCCTTCCCCGACCTGGCCGAGGGCACCGCCGACTGCCCGCGCGGCTGCACCCACGACGAGCCCGACTGCGCCCTGGACCAATGGGTCGCCGACGGGCACGCCGGGGCGTCCGGTGCGTCCCGGCTGGCGTCGCTGCGGCGCCTGCTGCGCAGCCGGTCCGGCGGCGACGAATCCGATCCGCACCAGACCGACCCGGAGTAG
- the aroA gene encoding 3-phosphoshikimate 1-carboxyvinyltransferase, with product MSAEPPHPTQTATISAGDWPAPLAEQPLDAVIPVPGSKSLTNRFLVLAALAQDTSRLTNPLRSRDSTLMCEALQALGTGIQSGADDSEWIIEPNPLRGPASIDCGLAGTVMRFLPPVAALAEGTVDFDGDEAARRRPLGPVLEALRSLGVSVRGDGLPFELTGTGRVSGGTVYVDASGSSQFVSALLLAGARYDDGITVIHEGKPVPSLPHIAMTVEVLRDAGVLVDDSEANRWRVEPSQIHALDVAVEPDLSNAFPFLAAALIAGGQVTVPDWPHFTTQAGDHTRDILQQFGAEVELSRAGLTVRGTGHIGRVDLDLHEASELSPVVAAIATFADGPSHLRGIGHIRFHETDRLAALASELNALGSDVTETEDGLVIRPKPMQGNVFRTYGDHRMVMAAAVLGLRVPGIVVHDAGTVAKTMPDFTARWTRMIGD from the coding sequence ATGAGTGCAGAACCTCCGCATCCGACCCAGACCGCGACCATCTCGGCGGGCGACTGGCCCGCGCCGCTCGCCGAGCAACCGTTGGACGCGGTCATTCCCGTGCCCGGCAGCAAGTCCCTCACCAACCGCTTCCTGGTGCTGGCCGCGCTCGCGCAGGACACCTCCCGGCTGACCAATCCGCTGCGTTCGCGCGACAGCACGCTGATGTGCGAGGCGCTGCAGGCGCTCGGCACCGGCATCCAGAGCGGGGCCGACGACAGCGAGTGGATCATCGAGCCGAACCCGCTGCGCGGCCCCGCATCGATCGACTGCGGGCTCGCCGGCACCGTCATGCGCTTCCTGCCACCGGTGGCCGCGCTCGCCGAGGGCACCGTCGACTTCGACGGCGACGAAGCCGCGCGGCGCCGCCCCCTCGGGCCGGTGCTGGAGGCGCTGCGCTCGCTCGGTGTGAGCGTGCGGGGCGACGGGCTGCCGTTCGAGCTCACCGGCACCGGACGGGTCTCCGGTGGCACGGTCTACGTGGACGCCTCCGGCTCGTCACAGTTCGTCAGCGCGCTGCTGCTCGCCGGCGCGCGGTATGACGACGGCATCACCGTCATCCACGAGGGCAAACCGGTGCCGTCGCTCCCCCACATCGCGATGACCGTCGAGGTGCTGCGCGACGCCGGGGTGCTGGTGGACGACAGCGAGGCCAACCGCTGGCGGGTCGAACCGTCCCAGATCCACGCCCTCGACGTCGCGGTGGAGCCGGACCTGTCCAACGCGTTCCCGTTCCTCGCCGCCGCCCTGATCGCCGGCGGGCAGGTCACCGTGCCCGACTGGCCGCACTTCACCACCCAGGCGGGCGACCACACCCGCGACATCCTGCAGCAGTTCGGTGCCGAGGTGGAGCTGAGCCGTGCGGGCCTGACCGTCCGCGGCACCGGCCACATCGGTCGCGTCGACCTCGACCTGCACGAGGCCAGCGAGCTGTCCCCCGTCGTCGCGGCCATCGCGACCTTCGCCGACGGACCCAGCCACCTGCGCGGCATCGGGCACATCCGCTTCCACGAGACCGACCGCCTCGCGGCGCTCGCCAGCGAGCTCAATGCGCTCGGCTCGGACGTCACCGAGACCGAGGACGGCCTCGTAATACGGCCGAAACCCATGCAGGGCAACGTCTTCCGGACCTACGGCGACCACCGCATGGTGATGGCCGCCGCGGTCCTCGGCCTGCGCGTGCCCGGCATCGTCGTGCACGACGCCGGCACCGTCGCCAAGACGATGCCGGACTTCACCGCACGCTGGACCCGCATGATCGGGGACTGA
- a CDS encoding ABC transporter substrate-binding protein, with protein MKVTATRRALLLVSVLALPLSACGSDAGSGESTGSPAAGSGVAASPAAAAKSAYPRTVKTSHGAVRIASEPKRIVVLGGAQMAEAVLALGGKPIVIGDGGAPLPPWLKGRTGDAEVETIAKQQSVQIEKIAAAKPDLIVSSNYITAFPGVAPKLKALAPTIDVDTTSINPDWNQILTTVADALGKPAQGTRLVAKLKAQMAAAGKGVPAGTTYDWVRLDNSGWGFGNGVLLDSFGLKPDKHQNNDNQSSLSLERSNELTGDAVFVWPYGKTKADVLATPGVSNLPSSKNGTLQVVGLNFALALNSPGAYSIPWIIKEIKPTLTKLASAK; from the coding sequence ATGAAGGTCACCGCTACCCGGCGCGCTCTGTTGCTCGTCTCCGTCCTCGCGCTGCCGCTGTCCGCCTGCGGGTCGGACGCCGGCTCGGGCGAGAGCACCGGCTCCCCGGCCGCGGGATCGGGGGTCGCCGCGAGCCCGGCTGCCGCCGCCAAGTCCGCGTACCCCCGCACCGTCAAGACCTCGCACGGTGCAGTGCGGATCGCGTCGGAGCCGAAGCGGATCGTCGTCCTGGGCGGTGCCCAGATGGCCGAGGCCGTGCTCGCGCTCGGCGGCAAGCCGATCGTCATCGGCGACGGCGGCGCTCCCCTGCCCCCGTGGCTGAAGGGCCGTACCGGCGACGCCGAGGTCGAGACCATCGCCAAGCAGCAGTCGGTGCAGATCGAGAAGATCGCGGCCGCCAAACCGGACCTGATCGTGTCGAGCAACTACATCACCGCCTTCCCCGGCGTCGCACCGAAGCTGAAGGCGCTCGCACCGACCATCGACGTCGACACGACGTCGATCAACCCCGACTGGAACCAGATCCTCACCACCGTCGCCGACGCCCTCGGCAAGCCGGCGCAGGGCACCAGACTCGTGGCGAAGCTGAAGGCGCAGATGGCGGCGGCGGGCAAGGGCGTGCCGGCCGGCACGACATACGACTGGGTCCGGCTGGACAACAGCGGCTGGGGCTTCGGCAACGGCGTGCTGCTGGACTCCTTCGGCCTGAAGCCCGACAAGCACCAGAACAACGACAACCAGTCGTCGTTGTCCCTGGAGCGCAGCAACGAACTCACCGGGGACGCCGTCTTCGTCTGGCCGTACGGCAAGACCAAGGCCGATGTGCTGGCCACACCGGGCGTTTCGAACCTCCCGTCCAGCAAGAACGGCACCCTGCAGGTCGTCGGTCTCAACTTCGCGCTCGCCCTGAACAGCCCGGGCGCCTACTCGATCCCGTGGATCATCAAGGAGATCAAGCCGACGCTGACGAAGCTGGCGAGCGCGAAGTAG
- a CDS encoding SOS response-associated peptidase — MCGRYAASFSPDDIVQDFEIDQDNSDERSRSLLAKPQDPPAGAPDWNVAPSKQAPVVLTRRPRGEEGADPVRQLRLLTWGLVPSWAKDTKIGLKMINARAETLLEKGAYAKAAVSRRCLVPADGWYEWQASPTETDAKGKPRKQPFFIHRADAEPIAFAGVYEFWRDRSAAEDDPAAWVVSYAIVTTAAEPGLDRIHDRQPVVLDRERWTEWLDPTVQDPDRVRSLLESPGDGRFEAWPVGKAVGSSRNNGPALLEPAPRGDLQGVVDPMTGEIFD; from the coding sequence ATGTGTGGCCGGTATGCCGCGAGCTTCTCGCCCGACGACATCGTCCAGGACTTCGAGATCGACCAGGACAACAGCGACGAGCGCAGTCGCTCGCTGCTGGCGAAACCGCAGGACCCGCCGGCCGGTGCGCCGGACTGGAACGTCGCGCCGTCCAAGCAGGCGCCGGTCGTGCTGACCCGCCGCCCGCGCGGCGAGGAGGGGGCCGATCCGGTCCGCCAGTTGCGGTTGCTGACCTGGGGGCTGGTGCCGAGTTGGGCCAAGGACACCAAGATCGGGCTGAAGATGATCAACGCCCGTGCCGAGACGCTGCTGGAGAAGGGCGCCTACGCCAAGGCCGCGGTGTCGCGGCGGTGCCTGGTGCCGGCCGACGGCTGGTACGAGTGGCAGGCCTCCCCGACGGAGACGGACGCGAAGGGCAAGCCGCGCAAGCAACCGTTCTTCATCCACCGCGCCGATGCCGAACCCATCGCGTTCGCCGGCGTCTACGAGTTCTGGCGGGACCGTTCGGCCGCCGAGGACGACCCGGCCGCGTGGGTGGTGAGCTACGCCATCGTGACCACCGCCGCCGAGCCTGGGCTGGACCGCATCCACGACCGTCAGCCGGTCGTGCTCGACCGCGAGCGCTGGACCGAGTGGCTCGACCCGACGGTGCAGGACCCGGACCGGGTCCGGTCGCTGCTGGAGTCGCCGGGTGACGGGCGGTTCGAGGCCTGGCCGGTCGGCAAGGCCGTGGGGTCCAGCCGCAACAACGGGCCGGCCCTGCTCGAGCCCGCT